CCAATAATACTTCCTAAACTTCTTCCTACAGACGACACTTCCAGTGAATGTGTAAGCCTGTTGTGTACAAAAACACTTCCGGGAAGAGGAAAAACCTGAGTTTTATTTTGCAGCCTTCTGAAAGCTGAAGAGAAGATTATTCTATCGAAATCTCTTTGAAAATCAGTTCTTGAAACCTTAGTTTGCGGATTGTTTCCTGTACGTTGATTGGTGAAAATCTGGTTTAAATTCATCATTTTTCAAAATTACTCCAAATTTTAATTTTATGGAATAGTATTTAGATTTTTATTAAAGAGATCTCTCATTCAAAAAATCTATTGCAGTAAATGTTTTTCATGGACGGAAGCCAGAAGAAAATAGTCTACATTTGGTATACTGAAGCAGAATGAGGAATATTGTTTTATTTCTAAAAAATAATTCAGATACACCATTAAAATTCTTTTGTAAATGACAGACAACACATGGCTCAACAGATGGGATAAGAGATATGGCAGCGAACAGTTTGCGTACGGAACGGATCCTAATCATTATCTAAAAGAACAACTGAACAAATTAAGCCCCGGCCGCATCCTTTTCCCGGCAGAAGGCGAAGGACGAAATGCTGTTTTTGCAGCTACAAAAGGATGGAATGTTTCTGCTTTTGACATCAGTGCCAATGGTCAGAAGAAAGCTTTTCAGCTTGCTGAACAAAACCACGTGAATATTGATTATCAGGTGGGAGAATTATCTACTTTGAATTATCAGAAAGAGCAGTTTGATGTGATCGCGCTTATTTACGCCCATTTTCCGGCATCTGTTAAATCTTCGATACATCAAATGTTGAATCAGTATCTGCGCAAAGGCGGTTTTATTATTTTTGAGGCTTTCAGTAAAAATCATCTTGAATACATTGCCAAAGATGAAAAAGTAGGAGGCCCAAAAGATATTGAATCCCTGTTTTCTATAGATGAAATTAAAGCTGATTTTCCGGATTATAATATCGTGGAACTTACAGAAACAAAGATTGATCTTAATGAAGGCTTATTTCATAACGGAACAGGCTCTGTTATTCGTTTTGTGGGTCAGAAAATGTAAACTTAATGAAGTCTTTATTGATGATTTTATAAGTCAGAATTGAGAAATCCCCCGGCATATTTTGCGAAAAAATCGGCTCTATATACTTCTCCGATTGGGATCTCAGCCTCTTCAATATATATATTATGATTATCAAAGGAATCAATATACTCTGTATTCACAACATATGATTTACTCACCCGAATAAAGTTTTCTCCGGACATTTTCTGATGGATTGTTTTCAGGTTCATTGCGGTGATGAGTTTCTGTTGCTTCGTATGCATTACAACATAATCTTTCAAGCCTTCGATAAACTTAATATCCGAAAAGCTGATCTTGTAAAACCGTCGGTCTGCCTTGATGAATAAAAAATCTGTGGTATTAGATTCTACTGTATTTTTGATCGTATCCTTAGACAAAAGTTCTGTATATAGGATTGCTTTATCTATCGCCTTTTCTAATCTTTGGGGATCAATGGGCTTCAGCAGATAGTCTACCGCTTCAAGCTCATAGCTTTTCAGTGCATATTGGGAATAAGCTGTGGTAAAGATAATCAGAGATCTCTTGGGAAGCATTTCAGCAAACTCCAGCCCTGTTACCATCGGCATTTCAATATCCAGAAAAATAAGGTCTACATCATTATCCTTAAGAAACTCCATTGCTGATGGTGCATTGGAAAATTCGCCGAGAATATCAATCTTTGAGGCTTCTTCAATCAGTGATCGCATTTCTGATCTTGCCAAAGGTTCATCATCTACTATAATACAGTTCATCATACAGGAATTATTAAATTAACGGTATATTCTTTTTGTTCTGAATTGATATTTAGCTCAAAGGTATCATTATACAACAATTCCAGCCTTCTGGTGATATTGGCAAGCCCAAGCCCGCTGTTTTTCTTATCAGAGATGATATAATCCGGATTTCTGGAATTTACACAGATAAAGTGAAGCAGCTTATCTTCAATTCTGATCTCTATTTTCACATAGGATTCTTTTCCACTGATATCTACACTATGTTTCACTGCATTTTCTACAAAGGTTGTAAATAAGTTTGGAGGAATAAAGGTGGTATTAATGGTTCTTTTATCAGCCTCAGTATGAATTTCAAAGGAAAAATGCTCTCGTCTTATTTTTTCAAGGTTCAAAAAATTGGACAGAAAATCAATTTCTGAAGTCAACAAGGTTTTTTCTTCACTGTTTTCATACAGCTGATACCTTAGAAACTCTGAAAGTTTTACAATAACCACAGATGCTTTTGCAGGATCTGTTCTTATCAAGGCCTTTACATTGTTCAGCATATTGAACAGAAAGTGAGGGTTGATCTGGTTCCTAAGCTCATTTAGCTCCATATTCAGGGTAAGATTGCTCAGTTCGTTGATTCTTTTATTATCATTGATCCACTTCTGCAAAAGCTTGATTGTAGTGGTTGTCAGAATAATAGGAATACACATTAACACTCCCTCATAGATTCCTCCTTTTTCATTCTCCCGATGAATATTATCAA
This genomic interval from Chryseobacterium joostei contains the following:
- a CDS encoding class I SAM-dependent methyltransferase; its protein translation is MTDNTWLNRWDKRYGSEQFAYGTDPNHYLKEQLNKLSPGRILFPAEGEGRNAVFAATKGWNVSAFDISANGQKKAFQLAEQNHVNIDYQVGELSTLNYQKEQFDVIALIYAHFPASVKSSIHQMLNQYLRKGGFIIFEAFSKNHLEYIAKDEKVGGPKDIESLFSIDEIKADFPDYNIVELTETKIDLNEGLFHNGTGSVIRFVGQKM
- a CDS encoding LytR/AlgR family response regulator transcription factor, yielding MNCIIVDDEPLARSEMRSLIEEASKIDILGEFSNAPSAMEFLKDNDVDLIFLDIEMPMVTGLEFAEMLPKRSLIIFTTAYSQYALKSYELEAVDYLLKPIDPQRLEKAIDKAILYTELLSKDTIKNTVESNTTDFLFIKADRRFYKISFSDIKFIEGLKDYVVMHTKQQKLITAMNLKTIHQKMSGENFIRVSKSYVVNTEYIDSFDNHNIYIEEAEIPIGEVYRADFFAKYAGGFLNSDL
- a CDS encoding sensor histidine kinase, whose product is MKYSPWKFKETFVMDFLVERKYRFRRHLLFLIFFFLLLYSSRFWQPYSGTVQFYVLFFVYMALIVMVYINTYILVPRFFFKTRYLSYLVLLVVLGVVGLNIIGYGLRTLFADFRIDNIHRENEKGGIYEGVLMCIPIILTTTTIKLLQKWINDNKRINELSNLTLNMELNELRNQINPHFLFNMLNNVKALIRTDPAKASVVIVKLSEFLRYQLYENSEEKTLLTSEIDFLSNFLNLEKIRREHFSFEIHTEADKRTINTTFIPPNLFTTFVENAVKHSVDISGKESYVKIEIRIEDKLLHFICVNSRNPDYIISDKKNSGLGLANITRRLELLYNDTFELNINSEQKEYTVNLIIPV